Proteins from a single region of Streptococcus oralis:
- the lacA gene encoding galactose-6-phosphate isomerase subunit LacA — MSIVIGADAAGLRLKEVVKDFLEKENFHVVDVTAEGQDFVDVTLAVAAEVNKEEQNLGIVIDAYGAGPFMVATKIKGMVAAEVSDERSAYMTRGHNNSRMITMGAQLVGDELAKNIAKGFVNGKYDGGRHQIRVDMLNKMC, encoded by the coding sequence ATGTCTATTGTTATCGGTGCAGATGCTGCAGGTTTGAGATTGAAAGAAGTTGTGAAAGACTTCTTGGAAAAAGAAAACTTCCACGTTGTGGATGTTACAGCTGAAGGTCAAGACTTTGTTGATGTGACTCTTGCTGTTGCTGCAGAAGTAAACAAAGAAGAACAAAATCTTGGTATCGTGATTGATGCTTATGGTGCTGGTCCATTTATGGTCGCAACTAAAATTAAAGGAATGGTTGCTGCAGAAGTTTCAGATGAACGTTCAGCTTATATGACTCGTGGACACAACAACTCACGTATGATCACTATGGGTGCACAACTTGTTGGTGATGAATTGGCTAAAAATATTGCTAAAGGATTTGTTAACGGCAAATATGACGGTGGTCGTCACCAAATCAGGGTCGACATGTTGAACAAAATGTGCTAA